In Oncorhynchus clarkii lewisi isolate Uvic-CL-2024 chromosome 16, UVic_Ocla_1.0, whole genome shotgun sequence, one genomic interval encodes:
- the LOC139367981 gene encoding interferon-induced protein with tetratricopeptide repeats 10 — MCWCNFTTIEMSSVLTKLLQLECRFTWDLRQDDMDIDNLQTRLKDQIELGLGKEAGVARTFSNLAYIKYLKGYPEEAMDNLLKAEELTREYHGEDCEKHLIVPYGDLSWLHYHVGDYIKCQSYLEKLEEMKEKFPTSSTSVLHPEVYGEKGWTFLKFSYKYYDKALECFKKALELEFEESEWNAGYAIALYRTEKELSSVNDSPAIKQLRRAIEIDPQDAVLMVLLGLKLAVYKIFGEAEELVEKALDMSPDCPHVTRYVGKFLRQQGHVDKSIALLHRALKRTSQSVIIHHQLALCYKRKKISVCKSGSFHGKGAEIQQLLRKCIQHLEMATSLKPSFIYAMAELALLYGEDKDITKAEELFKKTFEKALAKNDSLQVVNFNYGQFQQYHNKCEPLAIKHYTEGLELQKDTANGKSCAQKLKMIAERRISQDPMDGEACGILGFVYRMQGKKEQAVQWYDKAVVHDCNDKYLSALCELRLSLQQ, encoded by the exons ATGTGCTGGTGCAACTTTACAACTATTGAAATGAG CTCCGTTTTAACCAAACTACTTCAACTGGAGTGCCGCTTCACCTGGGATTTGAGGCAAGATGACATGGATATTGATAATCTACAGACCAGGCTCAAGGACCAGATTGAGTTAGGTCTCGGGAAAGAGGCAGGGGTTGCACGGACATTCAGCAATCTGGCCTACATCAAATACCTGAAGGGTTACCCAGAAGAGGCAATGGATAACTTGTTAAAGGCTGAGGAGCTCACGAGAGAGTACCATGGTGAGGACTGTGAGAAACATCTCATTGTCCCCTATGGAGACCTTTCCTGGTTACATTACCATGTGGGTGATTACATCAAGTGCCAGAGTTACTTAGAGAAACTGGAGGAGATGAAAGAGAAGTTTCCAACTAGTTCCACATCTGTCCTCCATCCTGAGGTCTATGGTGAGAAGGGTTGGACCTTCCTCAAGTTCTCCTATAAATACTATGACAAAGCACTAGAATGCTTCAAGAAAGCTCTGGAGCTGGAGTTTGAGGAGAGTGAGTGGAATGCAGGTTACGCCATTGCATTGTATCGTACAGAAAAAGAGCTCTCAAGTGTTAATGACTCACCAGCTATTAAACAACTGAGACGTGCCATAGAGATTGACCCACAAGACGCAGTCCTCATGGTCCTTCTGGGCCTGAAACTGGCGGTCTATAAAATATTTGGGGAGGCAGAGGAGTTGGTGGAGAAAGCTCTGGATATGTCCCCAGACTGTCCGCACGTGACACGTTATGTAGGGAAGTTTCTCCGACAGCAGGGGCACGTTGACAAGTCCATTGCTCTGTTGCACAGAGCACTAAAGCGTACAAGccagtctgtcataatacaccATCAATTGGCTCTCTGCTACAAGAGGAAAAAGATCTCAGTATGCAAGAGTGGAAGCTTCCATGGTAAGGGGGCTGAGATCCAGCAGCTACTCCGTAAGTGCATTCAACATCTGGAGATGGCTACTTCACTGAAGCCTTCCTTCATCTATGCCATGGCTGAGCTGGCACTGCTCTACGGAGAGGATAAAGACATCACCAAGGCAGAGGAACTGTTCAAGAAAACCTTTGAGAAAGCCCTAGCTAAGAATGACAGTCTGCAGGTGGTCAACTTCAACTATGGCCAGTTCCAGCAGTATCACAACAAATGTGAACCTCTGGCCATCAAGCACTACACAGAAGGTTTGGAACTACAGAAAGACACTGCCAATGGGAAGAGTTGTGCCCAGAAACTGAAGATGATCGCAGAGAGGCGCATCTCCCAAGACCCCATGGATGGAGAGGCCTGTGGTATTCTGGGGTTTGTCTATAGAATGCAGGGGAAGAAAGAACAGGCCGTACAGTGGTATGATAAGGCTGTTGTGCATGATTGCAATGACAAATACCTCTCTGCACTCTGTGAACTTCGCCTGTCTCTTCAGCAATAA